In the Candidatus Rhodoblastus alkanivorans genome, one interval contains:
- a CDS encoding PepSY domain-containing protein → MNLTSKRLGLIGGIAVLLTLAPPAFAFTGQKLAGEAKVGIREARAIALKAHPGAITDEELERERGGSGLRYSFDIRRGAVTQEVGVDARTGKVLENDREGPHPD, encoded by the coding sequence ATGAACCTGACATCAAAAAGGCTGGGCCTGATTGGCGGGATCGCAGTTTTGTTGACGCTTGCGCCGCCGGCGTTCGCCTTTACCGGACAGAAATTGGCTGGAGAGGCGAAGGTTGGCATCCGGGAGGCGCGCGCCATCGCCCTGAAAGCGCATCCCGGCGCGATCACGGATGAAGAGCTCGAGCGTGAGCGCGGAGGCAGCGGTCTGCGCTATTCCTTCGACATCAGGCGCGGCGCCGTGACCCAGGAGGTCGGCGTGGACGCCAGGACCGGCAAGGTTCTGGAAAACGACCGTGAAGGCCCCCATCCGGACTGA
- a CDS encoding ATP-binding protein, which yields MDGPEVMTNSLRRAALIWMTGLLTIVGLAAILVAYVYARGEAAEFFDGQLRQIALNAGTGLSPAAGPAAADQDPEDRFAITIWDGAGRMIHQSMPDVRIPRQAKPGFTNASAGGESWRVYMVGDQARTVQVAQRETVRAEIADSAALGAATPILIVIPLSWLVVGWAMNRMIGRLNDLAAKIAARSATATEQIPLAGVPTEVKPLVESMNGLIGRLQAATEAKKRFLADAAHELRTPLAAMQIQVENLAGVRGAGQDERVATLAAGVKRAGALVNQLLDLARLDEPPPARSETFDLRALLLDGVADCAPLAQDKDLDIGIEFAADAMVQGVERDVRALFASLIDNATRYTPAGGRIDVALVRRDNRPVVEIVDTGPGLPKGAETRIFDRFYRGAPQDTEGTGLGLAITRRIAERHGFELTVENRSDGTSGVIARVVLPRDAVRPGGA from the coding sequence ATGGATGGTCCCGAAGTCATGACCAACTCCCTGCGCCGCGCCGCTCTGATCTGGATGACCGGACTGCTGACGATCGTCGGCCTCGCCGCGATCCTCGTCGCCTATGTTTACGCCCGCGGCGAGGCAGCGGAATTTTTTGACGGCCAGCTCCGGCAGATTGCGCTGAACGCCGGGACGGGCCTGTCGCCGGCGGCGGGTCCGGCGGCCGCGGACCAGGATCCCGAGGATCGCTTCGCGATCACGATCTGGGACGGAGCCGGCCGCATGATCCATCAATCCATGCCGGATGTCCGGATTCCACGCCAGGCCAAGCCGGGCTTCACCAATGCCTCGGCCGGCGGCGAATCGTGGCGGGTCTATATGGTCGGCGACCAGGCCCGGACTGTGCAGGTCGCCCAGCGGGAGACGGTTCGCGCCGAAATCGCGGACAGCGCGGCGCTCGGCGCGGCCACGCCGATCCTCATTGTCATTCCGCTTTCGTGGCTGGTGGTGGGATGGGCGATGAACCGCATGATCGGGCGGCTGAACGACCTCGCCGCAAAAATCGCGGCGCGCAGCGCGACTGCGACCGAGCAAATCCCGCTTGCCGGCGTTCCCACCGAAGTGAAGCCGCTCGTGGAAAGCATGAACGGACTCATCGGGCGCCTTCAGGCTGCAACCGAGGCGAAGAAGCGATTTCTCGCCGACGCCGCGCATGAACTGCGCACCCCGCTCGCCGCCATGCAAATCCAGGTCGAGAATCTCGCCGGCGTCCGCGGCGCGGGTCAAGACGAGCGCGTGGCCACGCTCGCCGCGGGGGTGAAGCGCGCGGGCGCGTTGGTCAATCAACTTCTTGACCTCGCTCGGCTCGACGAACCTCCGCCCGCCAGGAGCGAGACGTTCGACCTGCGCGCGCTTCTGCTCGACGGCGTCGCCGACTGCGCGCCGCTGGCGCAAGACAAAGACCTGGACATTGGAATCGAATTCGCCGCCGACGCCATGGTTCAGGGCGTCGAGCGGGACGTCCGCGCCCTATTCGCGAGCCTGATCGACAATGCGACACGCTACACGCCCGCCGGCGGAAGGATCGATGTCGCGCTCGTTCGCCGCGATAACCGCCCCGTGGTCGAAATCGTCGATACGGGGCCAGGTCTGCCCAAGGGCGCCGAAACCCGTATTTTCGATCGCTTCTATCGAGGCGCTCCCCAGGATACGGAAGGGACGGGCCTCGGTCTGGCGATCACGCGCCGGATCGCCGAACGTCATGGGTTCGAACTGACCGTCGAAAACCGTTCGGACGGCACGAGCGGCGTCATCGCGCGGGTCGTCCTCCCGCGCGACGCCGTCCGCCCCGGCGGCGCCTAA
- a CDS encoding response regulator, translating to MRVLLIEDDAMIGKGLVTALSAAGMSVDWVRDGAQAEVALRDEGYAIVLLDMGLPRADGFEVLKAGRREGIDTPVLIITARDHIDDRVAGLDLGADDYLVKPFETRELLARMRALIRRRAGQATALLATGALELNTETHEMSYEKVTEVLPAREYALMHALLERPGRILSRAQIEERIYGWGEEVESNAVDVLIHSIRRKFGKAVILNVRGAGWMVPKS from the coding sequence ATGCGCGTTCTGCTCATTGAAGACGATGCGATGATTGGCAAGGGCTTGGTCACGGCGCTTTCCGCCGCGGGAATGTCGGTCGACTGGGTCCGCGACGGCGCGCAGGCCGAGGTGGCCTTGCGCGACGAAGGCTATGCGATCGTGCTGCTCGATATGGGATTGCCGCGCGCCGATGGGTTCGAGGTTCTGAAGGCGGGCCGGCGCGAAGGCATAGACACGCCCGTGCTCATTATCACCGCGCGCGATCATATCGACGACCGCGTCGCCGGGCTCGATCTCGGCGCCGACGATTATCTCGTCAAGCCGTTCGAGACGCGCGAACTGCTGGCGCGCATGCGCGCGCTGATCCGGCGCCGAGCCGGTCAGGCCACGGCTCTACTGGCCACAGGCGCGTTGGAGCTCAACACCGAGACCCATGAAATGTCCTACGAAAAGGTGACAGAGGTGCTGCCAGCGCGGGAATACGCCCTGATGCACGCGCTGCTCGAAAGGCCGGGACGAATCCTTTCCCGCGCTCAGATCGAAGAGCGCATTTACGGATGGGGCGAGGAAGTCGAGAGCAACGCCGTCGACGTCCTGATTCATTCGATCCGGCGCAAGTTCGGAAAGGCCGTCATCCTTAATGTCCGGGGCGCGGGATGGATGGTCCCGAAGTCATGA
- a CDS encoding potassium transporter Kup: MSQDTVPTSAVAPSSDSLRTPAEPPSEHPEGFWTLLLGSMGVVYGDIGTSPLYALKAALDHMKKDGVIESEVIGIVSLLIWALFFVVTLKYVFFLMRADNKGEGGTLSLMALAQNALGRGSKAIFLLGVAGAALFSGDAIITPAISVLSAVEGLNTASSAFEPYVLPIAVVILVTLFVVQSGGTARVAAYFGPIMVVFFGLIGVLGLFHIADAPRILYAFDPIRGIEFLFGHGATGFVTLGLVFLAVTGAEALYADMGHFGRRPIQIAWLCFVLPALVTNYLGQGALVLKNPAAVKDPFYLMAPPWALIPFVVLATAATVIASQAVITGAFSLSRQAIQLGLLPRLEIQHKSATTEGQIFVPRVNRTLLVGVLLLVFLFRSSDNLANAYGIAVTGTMVVTTALAFFVVWKLWRWPLVAAIPFICLFLTVDLAFLAANLVKVLEGGWVPLGLGGLSMVVMWTWVRGTDLLGKKTHRDSIPTVDLIRMMEKSKPTRVPGTAVFLTGDPNVAPSALMHNLKHNKVLHERIVIMNVVTKPTPRVSEANRFEIEKLSHDFMRVTLYFGFMESPRVPAAMALMRKCGVKFDIMTTSFFLGKRTLKTSPVSGMPPWQDKLFVSLSKQATNATDFFSIPSDRVVEMGAQVTI, encoded by the coding sequence ATGTCGCAAGACACAGTTCCTACCAGCGCCGTCGCCCCTTCTTCCGACTCCCTCCGGACGCCAGCCGAACCTCCCTCCGAACATCCCGAAGGCTTCTGGACCCTGCTGCTCGGGTCGATGGGCGTGGTCTATGGGGACATCGGGACCAGCCCGCTCTACGCCCTCAAGGCGGCGTTGGACCATATGAAGAAGGACGGCGTGATCGAATCCGAGGTCATCGGCATCGTTTCGCTGCTGATCTGGGCCCTGTTCTTCGTGGTGACCCTGAAATATGTGTTCTTCCTGATGCGCGCCGACAACAAGGGCGAAGGCGGCACCCTGTCGCTGATGGCCCTGGCGCAGAACGCGCTCGGCCGCGGCTCGAAGGCGATCTTCCTGCTCGGCGTCGCCGGGGCGGCGCTGTTTTCCGGCGACGCCATCATCACGCCAGCAATTTCCGTGCTGTCGGCGGTCGAGGGCCTCAATACCGCGTCAAGCGCCTTCGAGCCCTATGTCCTGCCGATCGCGGTGGTCATTCTGGTGACTTTGTTCGTGGTGCAGAGCGGCGGCACGGCCAGGGTCGCGGCCTATTTCGGCCCGATCATGGTGGTTTTCTTCGGCCTCATCGGGGTTCTCGGGCTTTTCCACATCGCCGACGCGCCGCGGATCCTCTACGCCTTCGACCCGATAAGGGGCATTGAATTCCTGTTCGGCCATGGCGCGACCGGCTTCGTCACCCTCGGCCTCGTCTTTCTCGCCGTGACCGGCGCGGAGGCGCTTTACGCCGACATGGGCCATTTCGGCCGACGACCGATCCAGATCGCCTGGCTGTGCTTCGTCCTGCCGGCGCTGGTGACGAATTATCTCGGCCAGGGCGCGCTGGTGCTGAAAAACCCCGCGGCGGTCAAGGACCCGTTCTATCTGATGGCGCCGCCCTGGGCGCTCATTCCGTTCGTCGTGCTCGCGACCGCCGCCACCGTCATCGCCAGCCAGGCGGTCATCACGGGAGCCTTCTCGCTGTCGCGCCAGGCGATCCAGCTCGGCCTGCTGCCGCGCCTCGAAATCCAGCACAAATCGGCGACCACGGAAGGACAGATTTTCGTCCCGCGCGTCAATCGGACCTTGCTGGTCGGCGTGCTGCTGCTGGTCTTTCTGTTCCGCAGCTCGGACAATCTCGCCAATGCCTATGGCATTGCGGTGACCGGCACGATGGTGGTGACCACGGCGCTCGCCTTTTTCGTGGTGTGGAAATTGTGGCGCTGGCCGCTCGTCGCCGCTATCCCCTTCATCTGCCTGTTCCTCACCGTCGATCTCGCCTTCCTGGCCGCCAATCTGGTCAAGGTGCTCGAAGGCGGCTGGGTGCCGCTCGGTCTTGGCGGATTGTCGATGGTGGTGATGTGGACATGGGTGCGCGGCACCGACCTTCTCGGCAAGAAGACCCATCGCGATTCGATTCCGACCGTCGATCTCATCCGCATGATGGAAAAATCCAAGCCGACCCGCGTGCCGGGCACGGCGGTCTTCCTCACCGGCGATCCCAATGTCGCGCCGTCCGCGCTGATGCACAATCTCAAGCACAACAAGGTGCTGCACGAGCGCATCGTGATCATGAACGTCGTCACCAAGCCGACGCCGCGCGTCTCCGAAGCGAATCGCTTCGAAATAGAGAAGCTTTCGCATGATTTCATGCGCGTAACCCTCTATTTCGGCTTCATGGAAAGCCCGCGCGTGCCGGCCGCCATGGCTTTGATGCGCAAATGCGGGGTGAAATTCGACATCATGACCACGTCCTTCTTCCTCGGCAAAAGGACGCTGAAAACATCGCCGGTGTCCGGCATGCCGCCCTGGCAGGACAAGCTCTTCGTCAGCCTGTCGAAACAGGCGACCAATGCCACGGACTTCTTCTCGATCCCGTCGGATCGCGTGGTGGAGATGGGCGCGCAGGTGACGATTTGA
- the hrpB gene encoding ATP-dependent helicase HrpB, producing the protein MIFDPPRSAPVLPIDEALPRLAEKLEETERVVLVAPPGAGKTTRVPLALLDARWRGDGKIVVLEPRRLAARAAAERMSTLMGDKLGETIGLKVRLQSLSGPKTRIEVVTEGVFARMILDDPSLEGVAAVLFDEFHERSLDADLGLALALDAQAALRPDLRLLVMSATLDGARVAKLMRDAPIVESQGRAFPVETVYLGRDPRERIEDAAARAVRRALAEQPGSLLVFLPGQGEILRLAARLEENLNDEAIDVCPLYGAMERAAQDRAIRPAAEGRRKIVLATSIAETSITIDGVRVVIDCGLVRAPRFEPDLGLTRLETLRVSRAAADQRRGRAGRTQPGLCYRLWEEAATGALPAFAQPEILAADLSGLLLDLAAWGARDPGELLWLDPPPAPACAEARALLQKLGALDAMSAITTRGKAMRRLPLPPRLARMALQAENFGAGERACELAVVLSERGLGGDSPDLAGRLERFARDNAPRARDGRRLAHGWAHALRSAARELDEKSAPIALSPGALIALAFPDRIARARGKRGDFLMANGRAASLEPSSPLAGAAMLAVAEVVGRAGASQIVAAAELAVDEFETLFGAEIVVRDETRFDAASGGLRRRETRRFGALTLAERNLPVEASLENAQMLARAAAAFGLDRLGWSKAQGQLRERVAFLRGAFSSEGDNPWPDLSEAGLAENPEEWLAPFILGRQKLDEIAAENFDAALAALIPWDLARRLEAEAPTHFVTPAGSAIALDYGGAEGPVLAVRVQELYGLAIHPSLAGGRAPLTLHLLSPAHRPIQITRDLPGFWKGSWAAVKAEMKGRYPRHVWPDDPAAAAPTTRAKPRGS; encoded by the coding sequence ATGATTTTCGATCCGCCGCGCTCCGCCCCCGTCCTGCCGATCGACGAGGCCCTGCCGCGCCTCGCGGAAAAACTTGAGGAAACCGAACGGGTTGTGCTGGTCGCGCCGCCCGGGGCCGGCAAGACCACGCGCGTTCCCCTCGCTCTGCTCGACGCGCGCTGGCGGGGCGACGGCAAGATCGTGGTGCTGGAGCCGCGCCGCCTCGCCGCTCGCGCCGCCGCCGAACGGATGTCGACTCTCATGGGCGACAAACTCGGCGAAACCATCGGCCTGAAGGTGCGCCTGCAATCCTTGAGCGGGCCGAAAACGCGAATCGAGGTGGTGACCGAGGGCGTTTTCGCCCGCATGATTCTCGACGACCCGTCGCTTGAAGGCGTCGCGGCGGTGCTGTTCGACGAATTCCACGAGCGTTCGCTCGACGCCGATCTCGGCCTCGCTTTGGCGCTCGACGCCCAGGCCGCGCTGCGGCCGGATTTGCGCCTTCTGGTCATGTCCGCGACGCTTGACGGCGCCCGCGTCGCGAAACTGATGCGGGACGCGCCGATCGTCGAATCGCAGGGGCGCGCTTTTCCTGTCGAGACCGTCTATCTCGGCCGCGACCCGCGCGAAAGAATCGAGGACGCCGCCGCCCGCGCCGTGCGCCGCGCGCTTGCCGAACAGCCCGGTTCGCTGCTCGTTTTCCTGCCCGGCCAGGGCGAAATCCTGCGCCTTGCCGCGCGCCTTGAGGAAAACCTGAACGACGAGGCGATCGACGTCTGCCCGCTCTATGGCGCGATGGAGCGCGCGGCGCAGGATCGCGCCATCCGCCCCGCCGCGGAAGGCCGGCGCAAAATCGTGCTCGCGACCTCGATCGCGGAAACCTCGATCACCATCGACGGCGTCCGCGTCGTTATCGATTGCGGCCTCGTCCGCGCGCCCCGCTTCGAGCCCGATCTTGGCCTCACCCGCCTCGAAACCCTGCGCGTTTCGCGGGCCGCCGCCGATCAGCGGCGCGGGCGCGCCGGCCGCACCCAGCCCGGCCTGTGCTACCGGCTGTGGGAAGAGGCCGCGACCGGCGCGCTGCCGGCTTTCGCCCAACCCGAAATCCTCGCCGCCGATCTTTCGGGGCTGCTGCTCGACCTCGCCGCCTGGGGCGCGCGCGATCCGGGCGAATTGCTCTGGCTCGACCCGCCGCCCGCGCCCGCCTGCGCCGAAGCCCGCGCTTTGCTGCAAAAACTCGGCGCGCTCGATGCGATGAGCGCGATCACCACTCGTGGAAAGGCGATGCGCCGCCTGCCGCTGCCGCCGCGCCTCGCGCGCATGGCGCTTCAGGCGGAAAATTTCGGCGCCGGCGAGCGGGCCTGCGAACTTGCCGTGGTCCTGAGCGAACGGGGCCTGGGCGGCGATTCGCCCGATCTTGCCGGGCGTCTGGAGCGATTCGCCCGCGACAATGCGCCGCGCGCCAGGGATGGCCGTCGTCTCGCCCATGGCTGGGCCCATGCGCTGCGCTCGGCCGCGCGCGAACTGGACGAAAAGAGCGCGCCGATCGCGCTCTCTCCCGGCGCCCTCATTGCTTTGGCTTTTCCCGACCGCATCGCCCGGGCGCGCGGCAAGCGCGGCGACTTTCTCATGGCCAATGGCCGGGCCGCCAGCCTCGAACCGTCTTCGCCGCTTGCGGGCGCAGCCATGCTCGCCGTGGCCGAGGTCGTCGGCCGCGCGGGCGCGAGCCAGATCGTCGCGGCGGCCGAACTGGCCGTGGATGAGTTCGAAACCTTGTTCGGGGCCGAAATCGTCGTTCGCGACGAGACGCGCTTCGACGCCGCGAGCGGCGGCCTGCGTCGCCGCGAGACGCGGCGCTTCGGCGCCTTGACCCTGGCGGAGCGCAATCTCCCGGTCGAAGCCTCGCTGGAAAACGCGCAGATGCTTGCGCGGGCCGCGGCCGCCTTCGGCCTCGACCGCCTGGGCTGGAGCAAGGCGCAAGGGCAATTGCGCGAGCGCGTCGCCTTCCTGCGCGGTGCTTTCTCAAGCGAGGGAGACAATCCCTGGCCGGATTTGAGCGAGGCGGGGCTTGCCGAGAACCCGGAAGAATGGCTCGCGCCCTTCATCCTCGGCCGCCAGAAGCTCGACGAGATCGCCGCGGAGAATTTCGACGCCGCTCTGGCCGCGCTGATTCCCTGGGATCTGGCGCGGCGGCTGGAGGCGGAGGCGCCGACCCATTTTGTCACCCCCGCCGGCTCCGCCATCGCTCTGGATTACGGCGGGGCGGAAGGCCCCGTTCTGGCGGTGCGGGTGCAGGAGCTTTACGGCCTGGCGATTCATCCGAGCCTCGCCGGGGGCAGGGCGCCGCTGACCCTGCATCTGCTCTCGCCGGCGCACCGGCCGATCCAGATCACCCGCGACCTGCCCGGCTTCTGGAAAGGCTCCTGGGCGGCAGTGAAAGCGGAGATGAAGGGCCGCTATCCGCGCCATGTCTGGCCGGACGATCCGGCCGCCGCCGCGCCGACGACCCGCGCGAAGCCGCGGGGAAGCTGA
- a CDS encoding YggT family protein: MSAAAFLLPVFRVLDMAINLYWWVIIVMAVMSWLLAFDVINMRNDFVRSVWNGVNALTEPALRPIRRFLPPIGGMDISPIVLLLLLSFIQMELGQLARSLIVSSM, encoded by the coding sequence ATGTCCGCCGCAGCCTTCCTCCTTCCCGTGTTCCGGGTTCTCGATATGGCCATCAACCTCTATTGGTGGGTCATCATCGTCATGGCCGTCATGTCCTGGCTGCTCGCCTTCGACGTGATCAACATGCGCAACGATTTCGTCCGCTCGGTGTGGAACGGCGTCAACGCCCTCACCGAGCCGGCGCTGCGGCCGATCCGCCGCTTCCTGCCCCCGATCGGCGGCATGGATATTTCCCCGATCGTGCTCCTGCTCCTGCTCTCCTTCATCCAGATGGAGCTGGGCCAGCTGGCGCGCAGCCTGATCGTCTCCTCGATGTGA
- a CDS encoding DUF167 family protein gives MTAPAFWTARADGIDLHVRLTPKSSRDALEGAETRDDGARVLKARVRAVPEDGKANAALIALVAKSLKVPASRVKLASGAASRQKTLFIEGDAEALAERLAALFPDGSTA, from the coding sequence GTGACCGCGCCCGCCTTCTGGACCGCCCGCGCCGACGGAATAGACCTCCATGTCCGGCTGACTCCCAAATCCTCGCGCGACGCCCTGGAAGGCGCCGAGACGCGCGACGACGGCGCCCGCGTGCTCAAGGCGCGGGTGCGCGCCGTGCCCGAGGACGGCAAGGCCAACGCCGCCCTGATCGCGCTGGTCGCGAAGAGCCTGAAAGTTCCGGCCTCGCGCGTAAAACTCGCTTCCGGCGCGGCGTCGCGGCAAAAGACCCTTTTCATCGAGGGCGACGCGGAGGCGCTGGCGGAGCGCCTCGCCGCGCTTTTTCCGGACGGTTCAACCGCCTGA
- a CDS encoding MaoC family dehydratase, which translates to MSKTNSGNFFEDFQLGQVIVHATPRTVTVGDVALYTALYGGRFAVQSSDAFAQAIGYPRSPVDDLLVFHIVFGKTVPDISLNAVANLGYADCRFLVPVYPGDTLSSTSEVIGHKENSNGQTGVVYVRSRGFNQHGDAVLEYVRWVMVRKRDPKSPAPAEVTPQLPRALAPDQLGDACPVIDPRKYDLALAGSPFRWGDYLPGEKIDHVDGMTVEEAEHQLATRLYQNTAKVHFNQFTEGQGRFGRRLIYGGHVISLARSLSFNGLANAFHIAAINGGRHVSPLFAGLTVFAWTEVLERAEIQGRDDVGALRLRTIATKDQPCAAHPAKQGDGYDPSVILDLDYWALVPR; encoded by the coding sequence ATGAGCAAGACCAATTCCGGCAATTTCTTCGAGGATTTCCAGCTCGGCCAGGTGATCGTCCATGCGACGCCGCGCACGGTGACGGTGGGCGACGTCGCGCTTTATACCGCGCTTTACGGCGGCCGTTTCGCCGTTCAGTCGTCTGACGCCTTCGCCCAGGCGATAGGCTATCCGAGGAGCCCGGTGGACGACCTTCTGGTGTTCCATATTGTCTTCGGCAAGACGGTGCCCGACATTTCGCTCAACGCCGTCGCCAATCTCGGCTATGCCGATTGCCGCTTCCTCGTCCCGGTCTATCCCGGCGACACCCTGTCCTCGACCTCGGAAGTCATCGGCCACAAGGAAAACTCTAACGGCCAGACCGGCGTGGTCTATGTCCGCTCGCGCGGCTTCAACCAGCATGGCGACGCCGTGCTCGAATATGTGCGCTGGGTCATGGTGCGCAAGCGCGACCCCAAATCGCCGGCGCCGGCGGAAGTCACCCCCCAGCTTCCCCGGGCGCTCGCGCCCGACCAACTCGGCGACGCCTGTCCGGTGATCGATCCGCGCAAATATGACCTCGCGCTTGCCGGTTCGCCCTTTCGCTGGGGCGATTATCTGCCGGGCGAGAAGATCGACCATGTCGACGGCATGACGGTCGAGGAGGCCGAGCACCAGCTCGCGACCCGCCTCTACCAGAACACCGCCAAGGTTCATTTCAACCAGTTCACGGAAGGGCAGGGCCGGTTCGGGCGGCGCCTGATCTATGGCGGCCATGTCATTTCGCTCGCCCGGAGCTTGAGCTTCAACGGGCTCGCCAACGCCTTCCACATCGCCGCGATCAACGGCGGGCGCCATGTCAGCCCCTTGTTCGCCGGCCTGACCGTGTTCGCCTGGACCGAAGTGCTGGAGCGCGCCGAAATCCAGGGCCGCGACGACGTCGGAGCGCTGCGCCTGCGCACCATCGCGACCAAGGATCAGCCCTGCGCGGCTCACCCCGCCAAACAGGGCGACGGCTATGATCCGAGCGTCATTCTCGATCTTGACTATTGGGCGCTCGTTCCGCGCTGA